One window from the genome of Nicotiana sylvestris chromosome 9, ASM39365v2, whole genome shotgun sequence encodes:
- the LOC138878761 gene encoding uncharacterized protein, producing MVLDRPCWMLETRGYFSVKSVWEYTRRRDEPRTTYRMIWPDEESLQHLFFRSETAKTTWKYFLSRVGIAVEGLTLHQAITKCWTANVCLRLKPVMQALPLCVVWELWKRRNSMKYGDVVTTSRVIYQVSSNLQALVKVRKPGMDMVPHKWQDLLAMMENFTPKLKVTKVMWEFPSAGWLKVNMDGASRGNPGRSSIGFCIRNENGDIVKSVGKEIEETTNTVAEVKAIVEALRFCRFQQYSHVWLQTDSMLLKKIMDGIWKPPWIISEQVEEMMQLMNGGNYTVTHIHREGNKLADHLANYALDHGEIKCHQLWHLDA from the coding sequence ATGGTTCTTGACAGGCCTTGTTGGATGCTGGAAACAAGAGGATATTTCAGTGTTAAGTCAGTATGGGAGTATACAAGAAGAAGAGACGAACCAAGAACAACTTATAGAATGATTTGGCCTGACGAGGAATCTCTTCAACACTTGTTTTTTAGATCAGAAACTGCAAAGACAACTTGGAAGTATTTTCTATCGAGGGTAGGAATAGCTGTGGAGGGACTTACATTGCACCAAGCAATCACAAAATGTTGGACTGCAAATGTGTGCTTAAGGCTAAAACCGGTAATGCAAGCACTCCCCTTATGCGTAGTCTGGGAACtttggaaaagaagaaatagtatGAAGTATGGTGATGTTGTGACAACTAGCAGGGTGATTTATCAAGTTTCATCAAATCTTCAGGCATTGGTGAAAGTGAGAAAGCCAGGGATGGACATGGTACCTCACAAATGGCAAGATCTATTAGCTATGATGGAAAATTTCACTCCTAAACTTAAGGTTACAAAAGTCATGTGGGAATTTCCAAGTGCAGGATGGCTAAAAGTTAATATGGATGGTGCATCGAGGGGAAATCCAGGCAGGAGCTCAATAGGTTTTTGTATAAGAAATGAAAATGGTGACATAGTCAAGTCAGTAGGGAAAGAGATTGAAGAGACAACAAACACAGTAGCTGAAGTGAAGGCCATAGTAGAAGCACTAAGGTTCTGCAGATTTCAACAATACTCTCATGTATGGCTTCAAACTGACTCAATGTTATTAAAAAAGATAATGGATGGGATctggaaaccaccatggatcataTCTGAGCAGGTAGAGGAAATGATGCAACTAATGAATGGGGGCAATTACACAGTTACTCATATTCATAGGGAGGGCAACAAgctggcagatcacttggctaatTATGCTTTAGATCATGGAGAAATAAAATGCCATCAATTATGGCATCTAGATGCATAG